A stretch of Bos taurus isolate L1 Dominette 01449 registration number 42190680 breed Hereford chromosome 5, ARS-UCD2.0, whole genome shotgun sequence DNA encodes these proteins:
- the PDE1B gene encoding dual specificity calcium/calmodulin-dependent 3',5'-cyclic nucleotide phosphodiesterase 1B isoform X5, protein MTFLDALETGYGKYKNPYHNQIHAADVTQTVHCFLLRTGMVHCLSEIEVLAIIFAAAIHDYEHTGTTNSFHIQTKSECAILYNDRSVLENHHISSVFRMMQDDEMNIFINLTKDEFVELRALVIEMVLATDMSCHFQQVKSMKTALQQLERIDKSKALSLLLHAADISHPTKQWSVHSRWTKALMEEFFRQGDKEAELGLPFSPLCDRTSTLVAQSQIGFIDFIVEPTFSVLTDVAEKSVQPTGDDDSKSKNQPSFQWRQPSLDVEVGDPNPDVVSFRSTWTKYIQENKQKWKERAASGITNQMSIDELSPCEEEAPASPAEDEHNQNGNLD, encoded by the exons ATGACTTTCCTGGATGCCTTGGAGACAGGCTACGGAAAGTACAAGAACCCTTACCACAACCAGATCCACGCAGCTGACGTCACCCAGACGGTCCACTGCTTCTTGCTCCGCACAGGGATGGTG CACTGCCTGTCGGAGATTGAGGTCCTGGCCATCATCTTTGCTGCAGCCATCCACGACTATGAGCACACTGGCACTACCAACAGCTTCCACATCCAGACCAA ATCGGAATGCGCCATCCTGTACAACGACCGCTCAGTGCTGGAGAATCACCACATCAGCTCGGTTTTCCGAATGATGCAGGACGACGAGATGAACATCTTCATCAACCTCACCAAGGATGAGTTTGT AGAGCTGCGGGCTCTGGTCATTGAGATGGTGTTGGCCACAGACATGTCCTGCCATTTCCAGCAAGTGAAGTCCATGAAGACAGCCTTGCAGCAGCTGGAGAG GATTGACAAGTCCAAGGCCCTCTCTCTGCTGCTTCATGCTGCTGACATCAGCCACCCCACCAAGCAGTGGTCGGTTCACAGCCGCTGGACCAAGGCCCTCATGGAGGAATTCTTCCGCCAG GGTGACAAGGAGGCTGAGCTGGGCCTGCCCTTTTCTCCGCTCTGTGACCGCACTTCCACCCTCGTGGCGCAGTCCCAGATTG GTTTCATCGACTTCATTGTGGAGCCCACGTTCTCTGTGCTCACCGATGTGGCTGAGAAGAGTGTCCAGCCCACCGGGGACGACGACTCGAAGTCTAAAAACCAGCCCAG CTTCCAGTGGCGCCAGCCTTCTCTGGATGTAGAAGTGGGAGACCCCAACCCTGACGTGGTCAGCTTCCGCTCCACCTGGACCAAATACATTCAGGAGAACAAGCAGAAATGGAAGGAACGGGCGGCGAGCG GCATCACCAACCAGATGTCCATTGACGAACTGTCCCCTTGTGAGGAAGAggccccagcctcccctgccGAAGACGAGCACAACCAGAACGGGAATCTGGACTAG